In Paenibacillus dendritiformis, the DNA window ATCAAACTATTCAGGTCATTCTAAAGGAGACAGGCTGTTCTGACATTATCGAGTTTAATAAAGGCAATCACAATTACAAGGGAATCACAAGGCTTCCGCGCATCTTCTTTTTGGTCGATGAGCTGAATTCTTTGTATGCAAGCATCAAAGGCGATCCTGCTATTCCGCAGAGTGTTTACAAAGGATTAATTTTAGCAAGGTTGACCAGAACAAGCGGCTTCCACTGGTTATTAGGTGGTCAAGATCCGAGTAAGACGCTAATCGCAAGTGATGAGCGAAGCAATTATAACTACAATATCTTCGGTAAGATGGCAGACGAGCGCTATGAGTATTTCGGGGTCACTCAGAATCAAGCGGTTCAAGGCTATGAGAAGAAGCATGGTAACTTCGATAATCCGAATCCAATCCTAAGCCAAGGGGTATTTTACGCAGGACCGAAAGGGAAAACGGATTTGGTTAAGAGTTTATTTGTTTCGAAGGATGAACGTCTGGACGCAATCAGAGACTTAAATTCTTCACTCAGCGGCATGCAAGAATTGGACAAAATCGTAAGGTTGGCTTTGGCTGAAGGTTATTTTGATGCATTTGAAGTTACATTAGGTAAGCCCAATAACATTGTGTATGCAACCCTTCGTAATTTCGGGGTTATTTCGCAAAAGGAATTTGAATATTACACCGAACGTATATTGAGCGGAAATAACAATGACGCATCGGACGTACTTGATGATGCATTGAATGTTTACGAAGCCGATTCTATTAAAAAGAGCCCAACCCCGACCAACGTAGTTGAGCAGAATCGCCTACTCGAGAAAACCTCTAGTGGGACGATCTTAACCGAAAGACGAGACTTACCCGATGACCACCTGCAATTGAAGAATGCTCGACCTGTATATCAAAATCACGTCATCCAAGAGCCATACGTTTCACCAAGAGAACAGAATGCTTTTTCAGCAATTTATGAAGCTCAGGTTGATCCCGAGGTAAATCCATTTGAAGTATTCAAAGTTGATAATCGAGATAATCTCAATCCTGTTTCATCAATGACTGCATTCAGAATGATGTCAGATATGCTTATGAAGCAGATTAAGCAAATGGTTGGAGATTTGAAAAGGATTGAAAGCTTTGAAGTCACTGGTAATGGTCTTATCATCAACGATGTTGCATTTAGACCGAGGTTCTCACAAGAAGTATTGAAATCCATGCCTTATGCAATAAGAGTTCAAGTTGAGAAGGGGAATGTCGTAGAGCTATTCCATTTCAAAAACATCTTTAGGTTCAAGAATTTAGTTTGTCTGCGAATCGATAATGCCCGTCTTGCAGAAGGGCGTGTAAGACGCGAAATTGGTTGGAGTCAGAGAAAGTCATGGTTCAAGCTATTCGATCATTTCCGTCATCTCAGTGAGCTGTATATCGGTGGAGAGTTAATTGCAGATGAGGAGACGGCTAGGGAGTATGACAATCGTGGTCGCGGCGGATTCACGTTAACGGAAAAGTTGAGAAATGCATTCGGTCTTGGGGTAAATGTTGCATCTTCTTCCTACATGGAACGTGTTTGGGATTCAAAGCCGGTAAGAGTCATGGGAAGTGCGGTAGGTTGGACACTAGCCTTTAAGGGGGTAACGTTGGCAGCGACTTTACTCGGTCCTTGGGGGATCGTTTTCGCAGGTCTGGCAGGTTATAAAGCCTATCAGGAACTAAGAAATCGCCAAGGACATAAACAAACTCAAGTGCCAAAACATCTTCAAGGGAAAATGCCAATTCAACAACAAAGGCAAAGTCAGTGGCAATGGCAACAGCAACAGCAAACTCGGGACCCAAGATATCGCCAAGGGACAAAGCGGACTAGACGCTGAACTGGCAACTTGACTTTGTTGATTAAAATTGACTTAACAACTCGGTACATGAGCTTATGGATGATTGTTTAATTTATGCTATTGAAAATTCATTTAATTTCAGGACAAGTTATCCAAGCTAATTTATATTACATGCAAGGGAATAATAAGCGTAAAGGAGGAACGACCAATGCCACCCTATGCAAATGAGGAAACCATGATTTATTCATCGACCGTATACACCAGACATAGTAAGCCAAAACGGTCTTTTAGCTTTGTCATCAAAGGTATGATAATAAGCGCAGCATTTCTTGCTAGTATAGCTTCAGGAGGGGTTTCGGTTAATGCAGCATCGACTCCCTCCATCCCTCCAACCATCGCCGCGCAACAAGTCCAAGTCAATTTCGAAGATGAGGCGACATTAATAGCAAATCTCAACATGGCGGTTAAAGCGATTAAGGAAGAGGGCTGGACGATACAGAGATTGACCAAGATCATGGATCAATTAACCTTGATCGAGGACAGGCTATTTGACGGGAATATTTTCAAGGGCGATGAGGAATTGAGAAGCCATCTGAAAATTGCTCTTACCGAAACTGAAAGTGTGTTTACGGCTCATGGGGCTGATGGATTACCTACCCTTCGTGAGAGTGATGCTCCTGAACGATTGTATCGAATGCAGGAAATACTTGGGATGAAGTCTACTCGAAATAATGTTAATTTAGCGCCAGTTGGTCAAAAGAATGAGGTAAAGATCGCTTCAGCTGCCAAGGACGAGGTAACAGTCTTTATCGATGGTGTGAAGCAAAACTTCCCGCAGTCAGCAATCGTTAAGAATGGAAATACTCTTGTTCCCTTGAGAGGGGTGTTTGAAGCGTTAAAAGCAGATGTGAAATGGGATCAGCCAACTCAAACAGCTACAGCAACTAAAGGAAATACGACCATTAAACTCACTATTGGACAAACAACAGCTTATGTTAATGGGAAAGCAGTCCAGTTAGCCGCTAAAGGCGAGACCATCAATGGCTCGACAATGGTTCCCCTTCGTTTTGTCAGCGAAGCCCTTGGGGGAGAAGTTAAATGGGACTCGAAAACAATGACAGCTTATATTGAAAGTTCAAAAGTATCTGATTCGGGTAAGCAACAGGCAGTTGACGGTATTTCTGTAAAGCACGGCAAACACACATACGCCAGTCGAAATCAGAGTGAGTACGATCAAGTCATGAAAATTGTTGAGAATGCGGTAAAAGGCTATGACGAATCTGGTTTTGGAGGCGTTTATCAAAAGTACTATTATGAATACCTCGATGGAGCCAGATGGACAGGCGATAAGTCTGATCGATCTGACCGAAACCGTGGTTTGTATGCGGCAGAGAATTCAATTGGTGATTTAGTTAAGGCAGGAGTCAGTAAAGAGGAGATTGTAAAGGTTGACACAATAGCTTCAATAGCCTATGACCTGTTACGAGGGGTACCAGACCCTAAAGACGGTTCTCCAAGATCTGCTTTTGATGCTCTTGCACGTTCCCCAAGAATGACAGATTGTGATTCCGATAGCCAAGTATTTTCTGCAGTATTTGACGCAATGGGTTATAACACGATGATTGGCTCCAGTCCAAATCATGCTGATCCTTATGTTGAGATTGATGGAATCTGGTATTCAATCGTATCAGGCACGTTCACTAAAGCAGGAACTAGTGCAGATATTTCAAAGTTCCTGAAAGAGAATCCAGATCGAGGTATTCATACTCAGCCGACCTTCGGATCAGTGATAAGTAAATAATAATATCAGTATGAGGCGATGTCATTCACGGCATCGTCTTTTTAATTTTGTGAAGATTTTTCAAGACCTAAGCCCAATTTCAAGAGTTGGCGGGACATCTAACTTATAGATACAAGCAAAAGACTGTCATCCAAAACAGTTGAGCAAAACCAGAACAGCAAAAGGGAGGAAATGAAGGATGAGAAGGATAGTTTCCAGCATGTTAGTCCTCGCCCTGCTTCTTTCGCTATTCGCAGCATCAGCCTTTGCGAGTGAAGTTGAGCCTAACGAAGTTGTCCAGAGCGAAATTGAAGCAGAAGGAGGCACACAGCCCGAAGGGGGCGATTCAGTCAATGAAGCCATCCCGACCAAAGATGAACCCAATGATTTAACCAGTCAGACCACTCAACCCAATGAGACCGCACAACCCGAAGAGACTATAAATACAGTCTCTTCCGACAACACAGCCCGAACAGTAACAGACGGTCTGCATGTTGTAGTTTATTACGAGTCCGATCAAGGCTCCTACATCCCCGAGTTCAACTTAGAACTTTGGAATGTAGCAGAAAACAAATTGATTAGCAGTGCAGTAGGTAACAGCCAGAACTTCAGTAACGGCAAGTACAGCCTGATCTTCAATCACCCAGGCTACAGGCTTGGTGACCAGTTCGCACTAATCCTAAGAAGTGCTGACGGTATCATCGATGAGATTAATATTAATGGCTACAGCGTGAAGGTAAACACTCACTACAAGTTCGGTATTGAGCCTTTCGTTTACTATGAAGGAGTAAATGACGAGAAGGTTTTCCAAGACCTGACCGCTACGAAGCTAAGCCCCATCGAGGCTTCCCTTAAGACTAACCCGAAAAAGATTGGACTACAGCTCCAATCCGAGTCAGGCTCGCCCTTGAAGCAGCTACCAATCATTATCAAGCTATTAGAGGGCAAGGGAACCTTAACCGCCAAGTCAGATGACAGTGGTATGGTATGGCTCGACAGCAACAAGCTAACTTGGAAATTCCTCGTTTCATCGGAAGGTAAGGTCGCCAAGGACGGTTCAAATGGCAAAGCCGAAATCGAGCTTCCTTCTACAGTTATAGCCAACACGCAGAAGAGCGTCCTGACTTTCCCGATCATATTTGAAAATCAGGTAACCAGCGGCACTATGAAGGTAAACTTCACGACCGATGCCAATACAGACCTGAGTAAAGCATGGTCAGAATTCGATATTGCTCTTTCCGATCCGAATGGGGTATCCAGTACTTTCTCTGCGAATCTGGACACTACGGAGATCGAAGGCATCGCAGACGGCAAATACAAGGCATCGATCACATCCAAGTATGCGGAGGTCAAGCTCAATTCCGATGCCCTTGTTACCCTGAGTGATGGTAAAGGGGGCATCGGGGGCATCGTTAAGCCGAAACATTTCCTTGAAATCAGTAAGGACGGCAAACCATTCAACTTTTCCGTCATCAACGTTGAGAAGGTTGCGGACAAGCAATACAAAGGCACTAATCCAATCTCATTCGCGGTAACGCCGGGAGAATCGTTTATGATTAAGGATAACGATACAGGTAAAGTAGAGACAGTCGCCATCGACGCCAACTCCCCGATCACTAGAGTCGTTTTAGGTGCAGGAGTCGTTTTCGGCGGTTCGGCAAGCACACCCCATACAGGGGATGACCTAGTCTATTTGGTAATTGGTTTTATTTTGTCATTGACTGTAACGGCAGGATGTTTTGTTCTCTACAACAGAAAGCGTAAAAATTCGTCACCTAAGATTTCGGCATTGAGTATTATGCTGGCGGTTGCATTGGTAGCTCCGCTTTTTGCTCCTTCAGGGGTTCACGCAGCTTCTTCGGATGCAAACGTGGGAGGTACTCCACCTGCATCGGGCGGTGCTAATTCATCAACTGCGGCAGGAACGTTCCAAACCTCCGAGCGGATCGCCGTTTTGCAGTTTGGTTTCATCCCGAACAAGGTCAAATCGGATGGTAAAGGGGTTCTGAATCCTGATTCGAAGAAGGCTGATCTCGAAGATCCGTTCAAGTTCAATTATGAAGACCTATTGTTCTACATGGCTCCGAGCAAGACTTCGGACAACTTATTCCGTAAAGCTGGCTCAGGCTTAATCACCTTTGAGCGAGGAACTGGAGTATCGACTCTTTACGGAAACAACCCACTCTATCCAGATAGCCCTAAAGGTCAGAGCCATGCCGAGTTGATGAAGCGTACTTTGGATTACGCCGACAAAGCCATAGCCAAATCGAGCAATATCAACTACTTCGAGCAAATCATTGCCGATACGCTATACAATATCGCTCCAAGCGACTCGAATCGTTCTCTTTCCGGTGAAGGTAACGTGAAGGTGATTGGCGATTCCCTGAAAGGGATGATCGAAGCCTACATTCTCCGTCACGGTAGCCAAGATGCAGGAGAGCAGTTCGATGCCCAGGTCATTGGCAGTCTGATGTTCTCGGGGTATCTGAATCTAATCAAGACCAATGGCATCTTGAAAGGCGAGGACTACATCGCATTCGAACAAATGATGCGTGACAAGTTCGACAAGAAAGAACTGATCTTCTTCGCCCAAACAGTTGTCGGCATCTCGGTCAAGGATAGTCGCAGTGCATATGATCGTGACTATGCCTTCATTTCGATGCATGATGCGACAGATTGGTATCTCTGGACTAGACAAAAAGCTCGTCCGACGGATTCCGTTCTGCAGGGGTTAACAGCAAATCGAGAATTTGAAGCTGTCTCGAAAGGTGGAGCTACGTCTGCCGAGCAAGGTTCCCAATCTCCATACAAGGAGAACGGCAACCTTCCGAATACGTTCAGAACGTATGCCCGAGACTTCTACGCCAGAACGTTGAAACCAGTAAGTTCGGCAATCCCGATGACATCGGACGCTTCGGTCAATGGATTCGGTGGTTGGGGTTATCAACCTTGGGGCTACGGAGATGGGGAAGCGGCGAAGAAGCCTGCAATTACAGCTGAGTTGAACGTAACGGTAGTCGACAAAAACGGTAACCCAACAAAGGATTCGTTCACGGTTCCAGTCAATGGATGGTCAGAAGAAAGCCAGAAGTATTTAAGCGATTTGAAGTCAGCAAGTGATGTATTCATCGCAGGGGGTATGTCTGTAGAACATAGCGGCAAGACATATGACATTCTTCCAGACGAAAGAGCTAAATTTGAACTAATTGATATGAAGGACAAAGAAAATCTCAATAAGCGTCAGCTTACGAAAGGAGCAACTGGAGAAGAGGGGATAGTTTCCATTCCGACGTCTGGATCAGACCTTTGGGAAATCGAGCTTGGATGGGACACTCCGCTTCCACTTGATCTGCATAAGTATTTAGGCGGAACGACTTCGTTAGCTTCTTCTACTGTCGAGAACAAATATGAAGGTTCGGATGCTTACTCCAACGCTCAACTCACTTTATATGTTAAAGCCAAGGAAGATTCAATTGAGCCAATCACTTCGAACTATGATGTTCCGCAGTGGAGACTTTCGATGTTTTGGGATAACATCTCAGATAAAGGCATCAACAAAGCGAAGTTCAATTTGTCTTTACCGATCAGCACGTTCACGAACCCTAAACTTAGTCCTTCTGGAAACACATTGTTCAGCTTAGTCGATCCGGACTTGAGCAGTACACCTTGGGCATTAAGCCGAGCGAAACTGTTTAATGATACACCAACTAAGAACATCTCGGTATATAACCCTGCAGCATCGTTCAATTTAGCTGGCGATCTGTTAGCTGTTCGAGACAACAGTTCGGTAGCCAACATCAAGTTGGCTTCATGGTTGAACAATTTCAGTTTGTTCGATGGAAGGATCGCTTCTGCAAGTACAGGGGTAACTGAGAATAAGCCAGTTGTATCGAAGTCACATGATTTTAAATATGGGGTAAAAAGCCCTTATTCCTCCTATACGTACAGCGAGACGAGATACAATTGGGTTTCAACGCAGTATGGTGGTTATTATGTTCCATATACTTGGTCGGGGTCGGCAACACCGTCGTATCTGACGGCAGACTATGAAACAAGCATCCGCTTTAACCGTTACATTCCGAAAGATAGCTCGGCTCCAAAAGCGATTGCCGATGCTTCCGATTCAGCTAACGGTATGTTCTGGCAAGCTAATCAAGGCAAAGAAACCTTTAAAGTGAACCCAGAGGTTCTATACGCCTATGATGATGCGTCAGGAAACACAAGTGTTGCCTTCGCCGCGGGCGATAAGCTGAGAGAAATTCGCCCTGTGAGCTACAATCTAGCGCAATTCGTTAATGTTGAGGTCAAGCCAGAGGTAGTCGGCGCAAGTACAGCGACTGATGCGAATGCCAAAGACTTAGCGAAGAATCTGAACGCTGGAGGTAAGCAGGTCATCTATAAGGGGTCAGCGATAACCACGAACTTTGAAGTGAAGGGCGAATTGGAGTTGAAGACCTTTGCTCTCGACATCGGTTCTTCTGCCCTTAAGAACGCTTGGAATCCATCCTCGGCTTATAGTACGGATGCCATTAATGAAACATACTTGAGCGAGTATGCAGCTAAGGACGAAGCAACTGGTAAGTGGCAAGTAACATTCGATGCGAATGGTAAACTGGTCATCGACAATAAGGAGTATGGCGGTCAATCTGCCAAGCTGACAGTCATTGAGTCGAGTAAGGCTATCAAGGAACATACTTTGGAAGTGCGCGGCGGCAAATTGGTCGGGGTTGATGGCAATCGAAACTTGGACAGCCTCCCGCAAGAATTGAAGGACGCTCTCACTCGGATGCATATTCTCGGTAACGATAACATCTTCAATTCCTTCGAGAGCGGCAGTGGTGATAAGCTTACTGAGCAAGCCGTAGCGACTCTCGGTAATGCAGTGAGGGGCTCGAATGATTTGAAAGTTGGCTCTGGATGGTATGCAGAAGATACGACTACTCTGGTTGTTCGTGTCTATACAACAACCTTCGAATTGCCGAGCCATATGTATGTCGACAAAATACCGATGGAGATTCCAGGGCTTGAGGTATCTGGCGACAAGAATCAATTTTTCAGCAAGGGCTTCACTGGACATACGAAGCTGATCTACAAAGTTGGTCATGTCGGCATGGTGTTCGACAGTTCCAAGGGCGACTTTGGCGGTAAACGGTCGATTGACTTCATAGTCGGGAACACATCTGTAATGGACACATTCAGTACAGTTCAATAAAGCTCCACCTTAATAGGAGGTGTCGAGAAATCGGCACCTTCTTTATATTTGGGGTTCAATTCACCAACGTTTCAAGTTATAGTAGATACATTTATTTTCTACCATTCTTGAAATGAGGTGATGTTATGGCTAAATTATCCGAGTTGTCGTTGTATGCCAGATTCAAGTGGGCGGTTCCAGTCGTTCCCACGGTTAAAAAGGATGAAGGGTTCTTCAGTGATCCGAAGCCTTGGGATTTTGATGAGCCAGTGCTGGAGCTGATTGAACAGATGTTTGTTGAAATCGAGGAATTCTTTTCTACGAAGAACATGCCAGTAGAAGTGGCAATTTACGAAATCAGGGAAGTATTCGACCGGCTCCATGTGGAGATGTACAGTCCACATCAGGAAGTCTACATGATCGTGGAGAAGTACAAGAAGCTATCCGAAAACCTATTTTAACTTTGTGGAGGGTGTCGAGAAAATCGGCACCTTCTTTTTATGGGACGATTATTTTATAAGCGTTCGATTGTTTAGTTCGATTTTAATGGGGTTCCTGTAGAAGGTTATTACTAATCGTTTCAAGCAGGATAAGGTTCCTTTGATTCCCCGCCATCCCTCCAACCTTTGAATGGGATTCGCACAACTATTATTTACAAGCATTTGTATGGAGTTGGGACGACAAGGGGCTTACATAACTTAACTTCAACACATGATTCAAGAGTCAACAGCTTCTAAGTGATTAAAATTCAATCACTTGGAGGTAAGCGGTATGAATGAGAAAGATTCGTCGGTTTCAATTGGGGTTCAGAGCATTGATGAAAAGATTGAAGAGTTCAAAGGGAGTGCCGCCAAGGAAGCCGATTTCATTTGGGGCGTCGATGTATTTTATGGGTGGCAGTCAGCATCCGGTCGTGAAAAGAACGTGGTGGAAGTTACTTGTAAACTGGACGGTCAGAAGTTCTATTATCTACTCGAAGACTTGCGGGATATCAAGCAGACGGATCTGGTTATTAAGAGCCTTGGTTCAATTGCTCTCATCAAGCGCAGTTACATTAAGCACTTTGTCGATGTTGCTGACGGAATGATCATGGAAAAGAAGCAGAAATTGATGGACTGTATCGATGTGTATGTTCCATTTGATTTGGGGTCATTGAATGCCCTGCAGCATTATCGACTTGTTTATCGGCACTTTCAGGAAAACCAGGAGAAGTTCCCTTCAAAGATCAGCAACACCTTTAATTCGGAGGAACATGAAGGAGCAATCCTTGATGTAGAGTACCCTGTCGACAAAGAAGGCGTTCTGACAATTGCGTTTTTGCGCGAAGACTTTAGGAGTCTGTTCAGTGTCAGGAATGACAATGAGTACAATCAAATTCTTGATGCTTTGCATACTCTTGGGGTTCTGATTCCGAATTCAGGCAAAAAGAAAAAGAAGTCGGAGGCATTCACATTTGAACGCACCTTGTCAAAAGGGGTTGAAGTAAAATTCTTCATGATTCGTATTGACCCATCTTTATTCAAGGGGGAACTAGCGTAATGGCAACTAGACCAGATCCGTTCCCGACCCTTGGCGGAAAATCGCAGATCATTGATCGAATGGTTGAGATATTCCAGTATTGCATTGAAGAATATGGTTTGACAGGAGCAGCCGATTATTTCATGGGTGGTAATCGGCTTTTCCTCCACCTTGATTGTGACCAGATTAAGTTCAAACTGGCTAATGAGATCGATCGAGGGGTTGTCGCGTTTTTCAAATGCTTGCAAGACCCATACAAGACTGATCAAATAATCGATTCAATTTGGGAGCTGGCGGATTATGTTGATACTGAGAAGCGCTTTACAACAGCTTGTGAAATAAGGCTGGATGAGCAAACCGATGAAATTATCTCAGGCGCTTTGACGTATATCGTTACCATGCATAGCAGGGCAACAAATAGGCAGAATTTCTGCAAAGCAAACGTAGGAACCAAACTAATTCTTTCTAGTCTGGACAAGTTGGTAGGTTTCGATGAAATCATTGGTGACGTTCAGATTTACTGCGGAGATTATAAAGAACAGTTCCATAAGTATAAGCATCGGGAAGACCTTCTTGTGTGGCTAGATCCCCCATATCTGACCACAGAAGCTGTTGAGGGGAAGATGGGTAATCGGAAGAAAACAAAAGCTACAAATGGTTATGTCCATCCGTTCACTAAAGAGGATCATGAATTAATGATCGACAACATAACGTCACCTGAATGTAAGAACAAAATTATTGTAAGTGGGTATAAAAATGATGTTTATAGTCGACTTGAGCAGAATGGATTTTACAGGTATTTCGTTGGAATGGTTCACGTCCCGAGTTCAGGGACAGGTAAAATGATTGCCGAATATATTTGGAGTAACATCAAAATTCCTGAATGGGTTCTTGAATGGACACATAATGCCGAGTAGAAGGATTGAACTCCCTCCATCCCTCCAACCTGTATAACTCGAAATATGCTGATTCTGTTGAATTATCTTGATTTGGCTTAATAACCCTTGAGAACGGCAATAACGACAGTCTTATACAGTAACGATCAGAAAAACACTCTCGACCACACTCTCGACCACACTCTCGACCAGGCAATCTGCGCTGAGAGTGTTTTTCTCTATGCCTAAAGGAACAAATTGGGCGTAATTTTTGAATTACGAGAGCTGTAACTGACAGCATGTTGTCGCAAACACCTTCTATAAACACACTTTTTTGAGCAGAGAACTTTACGAACTACCGCGAGATATATGTTAAAACACACTTCACCCCTTATCTGGCGCGGGTTTCTAGCAAGTCGTGTCGAAAGCTGTCAGTAAGAACGACGAAGAAGGGATTTCGAGGGGATTCTTTGTTCGATTGAAGAAGGCGATGAAATTCCGATTTAATCAACATATCGGATCGATATTCTATGATCCTGTTTTTCCGTAACTCCCAACTTTCTCCGAATGTAAGTCTATTCCAATAGCGGTCGCCATGTTCCCTACAGCGGCGGATTTTGCTCGGCGGTCAAAATCGGCTCTTATAGCCGCCCTCTCCCTTGGCAGGTCTGTTACCCTTAGTTTTGCCCTTTCGGTCGCTTACAGGGGCATTCAGCGCGTCCTGCTCGGTTGTCGCCCTGCCGCTCTGTAGGGGTTCTCGTTTTTCCAGTCGTACCAAGGGTTTTCGGGCTTTTGGGCGGTAAAAAACTCTTTGAAAAATCGGTAAAAATGACTTGATTACCCGTTAAATCTACGCTATACTCACAACAAATTAAAAGTATTAAATTTACTAAAAAGTAAATTTAAGTAAATAAAAAGAGGAATTAGGGAGGATGATGAAGATGTTTACAGTTTTGATGGTTTTGGGGGTTGTTTTGTTTCTGCCATTTGTACTTCTGAATTTGGAACTTGTGAAGATTGGTTTTAATAGAGAAGTGCCGATTACTCATCGAAACATTGCCGGATATGCACTAATCATTGAAGCGGCAGTAATTGGGATCTTAGCCGTGCTTTTAATCTTGTAATTTGCAACAGTTAACGTGAAGCCTGTAAAAGAACACGATGAAACGAGAGGAGTGAACTTCATGGCAGACAAAGTTCCTATGCAATATGATGCTGATGCAGATCGGTGGTATGTGATTCTCAATGATAAAAAATGCT includes these proteins:
- a CDS encoding copper amine oxidase N-terminal domain-containing protein, whose protein sequence is MPPYANEETMIYSSTVYTRHSKPKRSFSFVIKGMIISAAFLASIASGGVSVNAASTPSIPPTIAAQQVQVNFEDEATLIANLNMAVKAIKEEGWTIQRLTKIMDQLTLIEDRLFDGNIFKGDEELRSHLKIALTETESVFTAHGADGLPTLRESDAPERLYRMQEILGMKSTRNNVNLAPVGQKNEVKIASAAKDEVTVFIDGVKQNFPQSAIVKNGNTLVPLRGVFEALKADVKWDQPTQTATATKGNTTIKLTIGQTTAYVNGKAVQLAAKGETINGSTMVPLRFVSEALGGEVKWDSKTMTAYIESSKVSDSGKQQAVDGISVKHGKHTYASRNQSEYDQVMKIVENAVKGYDESGFGGVYQKYYYEYLDGARWTGDKSDRSDRNRGLYAAENSIGDLVKAGVSKEEIVKVDTIASIAYDLLRGVPDPKDGSPRSAFDALARSPRMTDCDSDSQVFSAVFDAMGYNTMIGSSPNHADPYVEIDGIWYSIVSGTFTKAGTSADISKFLKENPDRGIHTQPTFGSVISK
- a CDS encoding DNA adenine methylase, which translates into the protein MATRPDPFPTLGGKSQIIDRMVEIFQYCIEEYGLTGAADYFMGGNRLFLHLDCDQIKFKLANEIDRGVVAFFKCLQDPYKTDQIIDSIWELADYVDTEKRFTTACEIRLDEQTDEIISGALTYIVTMHSRATNRQNFCKANVGTKLILSSLDKLVGFDEIIGDVQIYCGDYKEQFHKYKHREDLLVWLDPPYLTTEAVEGKMGNRKKTKATNGYVHPFTKEDHELMIDNITSPECKNKIIVSGYKNDVYSRLEQNGFYRYFVGMVHVPSSGTGKMIAEYIWSNIKIPEWVLEWTHNAE